From one Micromonospora siamensis genomic stretch:
- the rpmA gene encoding 50S ribosomal protein L27, with amino-acid sequence MAHKKGASSSRNGRDSAAQRLGVKRFGGQVVSAGEILIRQRGTKFHPGDLVGRGGDDTLFALAAGSVQFGTKRGRKTVNIVPQQ; translated from the coding sequence ATGGCTCACAAAAAGGGTGCGTCCAGCTCGCGTAACGGTCGTGACTCCGCGGCCCAGCGACTCGGCGTGAAGCGCTTCGGTGGTCAGGTCGTCAGCGCGGGTGAGATCCTCATCCGTCAGCGTGGCACCAAGTTCCACCCCGGTGACCTGGTCGGCCGCGGTGGCGACGACACGCTCTTCGCGCTGGCCGCCGGTTCGGTCCAGTTCGGCACCAAGCGCGGTCGCAAGACCGTGAACATCGTGCCCCAGCAGTAG
- the obgE gene encoding GTPase ObgE: MTTFVDRVVLHMQAGDGGHGCVSIHREKFKPFGGPDGGNGGHGGSVSLVVDPAVTTLLDFHFRPHIKADNGKGGAGSNRDGANGRDLVIKVPNGTVVQSLDGEVLADLVGAGTTFEAARGGRGGRGNASLANARRKAPGFAELGEPGDKLDVVLELKSVADVGLVGFPSAGKSSLISVISAAKPKIADYPFTTLVPNLGVVRVDNHTFTVADVPGLIPGAATGKGLGLEFLRHVERCAVLVHVVDTATLEPGRDPLADIDTIEAELSQYGGLADRPRLVALNKVDVPDGKDLADIVRPDLEERGFRVFDVSAATREGLKELTFAMAELVEQSRLAAPPAEPTRIVIRPKAVDDAGFTIEAEADGSFTVRGGRPERWVKQTNFDNDEAVGFLADRLARLGVEEKLAKAGANPGDLVRIGEREFDWQPTLYAGADFVPGNRGTDVRLEEKSTRASAAERLEARKARRRRPEDELEAAPADAEAAVEADDDEDWD, translated from the coding sequence GTGACGACGTTCGTTGACCGGGTCGTCCTGCACATGCAGGCCGGCGACGGCGGGCACGGCTGTGTCTCCATCCACCGGGAGAAGTTCAAGCCCTTCGGCGGGCCCGACGGCGGCAACGGCGGGCACGGCGGCAGCGTCTCGCTGGTCGTCGACCCGGCGGTGACCACGCTGCTGGACTTCCACTTCCGGCCGCACATCAAGGCCGACAACGGCAAGGGCGGCGCCGGCTCGAACCGGGACGGGGCCAACGGCCGCGACCTGGTGATCAAGGTGCCGAACGGCACCGTCGTGCAGAGCCTCGACGGCGAGGTGCTGGCCGACCTGGTCGGCGCCGGCACCACCTTCGAGGCGGCCCGGGGCGGTCGCGGTGGCCGGGGCAACGCCTCGCTGGCCAACGCCCGGCGCAAGGCCCCCGGCTTCGCCGAGCTCGGTGAGCCCGGCGACAAGCTCGACGTCGTGCTGGAGCTCAAGAGCGTCGCCGACGTCGGCCTGGTCGGGTTCCCGTCGGCCGGCAAGTCGTCGCTGATCTCGGTGATCTCCGCCGCCAAGCCGAAGATCGCCGACTACCCCTTCACCACCCTGGTGCCCAACCTGGGTGTGGTGCGGGTGGACAACCACACCTTCACGGTGGCCGACGTGCCGGGCCTGATCCCCGGCGCGGCCACCGGCAAGGGCCTCGGGCTGGAGTTCCTCCGCCACGTCGAGCGGTGCGCCGTGCTGGTGCACGTGGTCGACACCGCGACGCTGGAGCCGGGCCGCGACCCGCTGGCCGACATCGACACCATCGAGGCCGAGCTGTCCCAGTACGGCGGCCTGGCCGATCGGCCCCGGCTGGTCGCGCTGAACAAGGTCGACGTGCCGGACGGGAAGGACCTGGCCGACATCGTCCGGCCGGATCTCGAGGAGCGCGGCTTCCGGGTCTTCGACGTCTCCGCCGCCACCCGAGAGGGGCTCAAGGAGCTCACCTTCGCGATGGCCGAGCTGGTCGAGCAGTCCCGCCTGGCGGCGCCGCCGGCCGAGCCGACCCGGATCGTGATCCGGCCCAAGGCGGTCGACGACGCCGGGTTCACCATCGAGGCCGAGGCCGACGGCTCGTTCACCGTGCGGGGCGGCCGGCCCGAGCGCTGGGTCAAGCAGACCAACTTCGACAACGACGAGGCCGTCGGCTTCCTGGCCGACCGGCTGGCCCGGCTCGGCGTGGAGGAGAAGCTGGCCAAGGCCGGCGCGAACCCCGGCGACCTGGTGCGGATCGGCGAGCGGGAGTTCGACTGGCAGCCGACGCTCTACGCCGGCGCGGACTTCGTGCCGGGCAACCGGGGCACCGACGTGCGGCTGGAGGAGAAGTCCACCCGTGCCTCGGCGGCGGAGCGGCTGGAGGCCCGCAAGGCCCGGCGGCGTCGCCCCGAGGACGAGCTGGAGGCCGCCCCCGCCGACGCCGAGGCGGCGGTCGAGGCGGACGACGACGAGGACTGGGACTAG
- a CDS encoding DUF3618 domain-containing protein: MSTDPDQIRREIEATRSNLSSDVDALAYKVSPGRIVDDRKQRARNALQNVRDKVMGTASDLGHAGSHAGHSVGDHAHSAASTVSDKAHSAASTVSDAAHRAPYALREKSQGNPLAAGLIAFGVGMLASSLLPATRREQQVASQVKERAAEHTDTVKEKLGEVTSEIKDELREPAQHATESVRSTAQDAVHAVKDDTRSAAHDVRDSAQQSRDQVRY; the protein is encoded by the coding sequence ATGAGCACCGATCCCGACCAGATCCGCCGGGAGATCGAGGCCACCCGCAGCAACCTGAGCTCCGACGTGGACGCGCTGGCGTACAAGGTCAGCCCCGGCCGCATCGTCGACGACCGCAAGCAGCGGGCGCGCAACGCGCTGCAGAATGTGAGGGACAAGGTTATGGGCACCGCTTCGGACCTGGGCCACGCCGGCAGCCACGCCGGTCACTCGGTGGGCGACCACGCGCACTCGGCGGCCTCCACCGTCAGCGACAAGGCGCACTCGGCGGCCTCCACCGTCAGTGACGCCGCCCACCGGGCGCCGTACGCGCTGCGGGAGAAGTCCCAGGGCAACCCGCTGGCCGCCGGCCTGATCGCCTTCGGGGTGGGCATGCTCGCCTCGTCGCTGCTGCCGGCCACCCGGCGCGAGCAGCAGGTGGCGTCGCAGGTCAAGGAGCGGGCCGCCGAGCACACCGACACGGTCAAGGAGAAGCTGGGCGAGGTGACCAGCGAGATCAAGGACGAGCTGCGTGAGCCGGCGCAGCACGCCACCGAGTCGGTACGCTCCACCGCCCAGGACGCCGTGCACGCGGTCAAGGACGACACCCGGTCCGCCGCGCACGATGTCAGGGACTCCGCCCAGCAGTCCCGCGACCAGGTGCGGTACTGA
- a CDS encoding DUF4383 domain-containing protein, with amino-acid sequence MARNARGRRPAGPRPRVQLVAAAVAAVFVLLGILGFVPGITTHYGDMTFAGHHSGAKLFGVFRVSILHNALHLIFGLAGLVLARGLAGARFFLAGGGALYLGLWLYGFAVDRESAANFVPVNDADNWLHLFLGFGMLALGLLLSNDAGTGGRLDTPIDRP; translated from the coding sequence ATGGCGCGGAACGCGCGTGGACGGCGCCCGGCGGGCCCGAGACCGCGGGTGCAGCTGGTCGCCGCCGCGGTGGCCGCGGTCTTCGTCCTGCTCGGCATCCTCGGCTTCGTCCCGGGGATCACCACGCACTACGGGGACATGACCTTCGCCGGGCACCACTCGGGAGCGAAGCTGTTCGGCGTCTTCCGGGTGTCGATCCTGCACAACGCCCTGCACCTGATCTTCGGCCTGGCCGGCCTGGTGCTGGCCCGCGGGCTCGCCGGGGCCCGGTTCTTCCTCGCCGGTGGCGGCGCGCTCTACCTGGGGCTGTGGCTGTACGGCTTCGCCGTCGACCGGGAGAGCGCCGCCAACTTCGTCCCGGTCAACGACGCCGACAACTGGCTGCACCTGTTCCTCGGCTTCGGCATGCTCGCGCTGGGCCTGCTGCTCTCCAACGACGCGGGCACCGGCGGCCGGCTGGACACCCCGATCGACCGGCCCTGA
- a CDS encoding phage holin family protein, giving the protein MTMPTQGPGVDPGYAGAPHSADEVRGSSIGQLLGQVTTDMSTLMRQEVELAKAEIRQEGKKAGKAAGLYGGAGFGGYMVALFVSIAIWQFLDNVMDEGLAALIVAVVWAAVAAVLYSKAKKNAETVRGLTQTKDSVQRVPDALKPHPEGVTR; this is encoded by the coding sequence ATGACCATGCCGACGCAGGGGCCCGGAGTGGACCCCGGATACGCGGGCGCGCCGCACAGCGCGGACGAGGTGCGCGGCAGCTCCATCGGTCAGCTGCTGGGCCAGGTGACCACCGACATGTCGACGCTGATGCGGCAGGAGGTGGAGCTGGCCAAGGCGGAGATCCGCCAGGAGGGCAAGAAGGCCGGCAAGGCCGCCGGCCTGTACGGCGGCGCCGGCTTCGGTGGCTACATGGTGGCGCTCTTCGTCTCCATCGCGATCTGGCAGTTCCTCGACAACGTGATGGATGAGGGGCTGGCGGCCCTGATCGTGGCCGTCGTCTGGGCCGCGGTCGCCGCCGTCCTCTACTCCAAGGCCAAGAAGAACGCCGAGACCGTACGCGGTCTCACCCAGACCAAGGACAGCGTGCAGCGGGTTCCCGACGCGCTGAAGCCGCACCCGGAGGGAGTCACCCGATGA
- the rplU gene encoding 50S ribosomal protein L21: MYAIVKTGGKQYKVAEGDVIEVEKLTGAPGDAVKLTAVLLVDGDDLVTDAAKLAKVAVSGEIAAHTKGPKIKIHKFKNKTGYHKRQGHRQPLTQIKVTGISSGK; this comes from the coding sequence ATGTACGCGATCGTCAAGACCGGCGGCAAGCAGTACAAGGTCGCCGAGGGCGACGTGATCGAGGTCGAGAAGCTCACCGGTGCCCCCGGTGACGCGGTGAAGCTCACCGCGGTGCTCCTCGTCGACGGTGACGACCTGGTGACCGACGCGGCGAAGCTTGCCAAGGTCGCGGTGTCCGGCGAGATCGCCGCGCACACCAAGGGCCCGAAGATCAAGATCCACAAGTTCAAGAACAAGACCGGCTACCACAAGCGTCAGGGTCACCGGCAGCCGCTGACCCAGATCAAGGTGACCGGCATCTCCAGCGGGAAGTAG
- a CDS encoding GNAT family N-acetyltransferase yields the protein MLIESRPTTDPEIATLVDAQQRELRQADGGLDGQATVTHDDIRYLAVVEGGRAVACGGIQALDRDTGELKRMYVRPAYRGRGIARQLLTALEELAFRHGHTVVCLETGTYLPAAIGLYTSAGYRPIPVYGEYVGNPYSVCFAKRLPVAA from the coding sequence ATGCTGATCGAGTCTCGTCCCACCACCGATCCGGAGATCGCCACCCTGGTCGACGCCCAGCAGCGTGAGCTACGGCAGGCCGACGGTGGGCTCGACGGGCAGGCGACGGTCACCCACGACGACATCCGCTACCTGGCCGTCGTCGAGGGCGGTCGGGCGGTGGCCTGCGGCGGCATCCAGGCGTTGGACCGCGACACCGGGGAGCTGAAGCGGATGTACGTCCGCCCGGCGTACCGGGGGCGGGGCATCGCCCGGCAGCTGCTCACCGCCCTGGAGGAGTTGGCCTTCCGGCACGGGCACACGGTGGTCTGCCTGGAGACCGGGACGTACCTGCCGGCGGCGATCGGGCTCTACACCTCCGCGGGTTACCGGCCGATCCCGGTCTACGGCGAGTACGTCGGTAACCCGTACAGCGTGTGCTTCGCCAAGCGGCTGCCGGTCGCCGCCTGA
- a CDS encoding cytochrome P450, translated as MPTPADRSPDSSVAFLREGYRFIGTRCDRYGSDIFTTRLLLAPTICLRGRAAAELFYDPERFVRAGAMPKRAQRTLTGVGGVQGLDGPAHTDRKAMFMSLMTPAAVRRLGQLFADEWRARIPVWERSGVVGLYDEVGRILTRAVCAWAGVPLAERDVVRRTDELHAMIDGPAALGPRHWRGLLARRRGERWAGELVRQVRSGALPTPADGALRVIAEHRDAGGRPLPRRIAAVELLNVLRPTVAVDRYVVFAALALHDHPLWRDRVRAGDDVTECFVQEVRRTYPFFPVAAARVRRSFDWQGHHFPKGRRVLLDLYGTDHHPDVWPEPERFHPERFTGWRDDAYGFVPQGGGDHLGGHRCAGEWLTIELMKQAVTLLTTAMRYEVPPQDLALDLGRMPTLPPSGFRITDVRRTA; from the coding sequence ATGCCGACCCCCGCCGACCGCAGCCCGGACAGCTCCGTGGCCTTCCTGCGCGAGGGGTACCGGTTCATCGGCACCCGCTGCGACCGCTACGGCAGCGACATCTTCACCACGCGGCTGCTGCTCGCGCCGACGATCTGTCTGCGCGGCCGGGCGGCGGCGGAGCTCTTCTACGACCCGGAGCGGTTCGTCCGGGCCGGTGCGATGCCGAAGCGGGCGCAGCGGACGCTCACCGGTGTCGGCGGCGTGCAGGGGTTGGACGGGCCCGCGCACACCGACCGCAAGGCGATGTTCATGTCGCTGATGACCCCGGCCGCGGTGCGCCGGCTCGGCCAGCTCTTCGCCGACGAGTGGCGGGCCCGGATCCCGGTCTGGGAGCGGTCCGGCGTGGTGGGCCTCTACGACGAGGTGGGCCGGATCCTGACCCGGGCGGTCTGCGCCTGGGCCGGGGTGCCCCTGGCCGAACGGGACGTGGTCCGGCGCACCGACGAGCTGCACGCGATGATCGACGGCCCGGCCGCATTGGGGCCCCGGCACTGGCGCGGGCTGCTCGCCCGCCGCCGGGGTGAACGCTGGGCCGGGGAACTGGTCCGCCAGGTCCGGTCGGGCGCGCTTCCGACGCCGGCGGACGGGGCGCTGCGGGTGATCGCGGAGCACCGCGACGCCGGTGGCCGTCCGCTGCCCCGCCGGATCGCGGCCGTGGAGCTGCTGAACGTGCTGCGGCCGACGGTGGCGGTGGACCGGTACGTGGTCTTCGCCGCGCTGGCCCTGCACGACCACCCGCTGTGGCGGGACCGGGTCCGCGCCGGCGACGACGTCACCGAGTGCTTCGTGCAGGAGGTACGCCGGACATACCCGTTCTTCCCGGTGGCCGCCGCCCGGGTCCGGCGCTCCTTCGACTGGCAGGGGCACCACTTCCCCAAGGGCCGGCGGGTCCTGCTCGACCTGTACGGCACCGACCACCACCCGGACGTCTGGCCGGAGCCGGAACGGTTCCATCCGGAACGCTTCACCGGCTGGCGCGACGACGCGTACGGCTTCGTGCCGCAGGGCGGCGGTGACCACCTGGGCGGGCACCGCTGCGCCGGCGAGTGGCTCACCATCGAGTTGATGAAGCAGGCGGTCACCCTGCTCACCACGGCGATGCGCTACGAGGTGCCGCCGCAGGACCTGGCGCTGGACCTGGGCCGGATGCCCACCCTGCCGCCGAGCGGCTTCCGGATCACCGACGTGCGGCGCACCGCCTGA
- a CDS encoding DUF6766 family protein — translation MTCHVTVFENWESEFLQMGGYVLLTAYLVQKSSAESKPEDQPDRPDDEPRRAPGPCRAGPDHRQAATGSRLAKHTLYGLPTYSP, via the coding sequence CTGACCTGCCACGTCACGGTCTTCGAGAACTGGGAGTCGGAGTTCCTCCAGATGGGCGGCTACGTGCTGCTCACCGCGTACCTGGTGCAGAAGAGCTCGGCCGAGTCGAAGCCCGAGGACCAGCCCGACCGCCCGGACGACGAACCCCGCCGGGCGCCCGGCCCGTGCCGCGCCGGACCGGATCACCGTCAGGCGGCGACCGGCAGCCGCTTGGCGAAGCACACGCTGTACGGGTTACCGACGTACTCGCCGTAG
- a CDS encoding DUF397 domain-containing protein: MGAHPKGDFDLSRAVWQRAEGDTSDSAVEVAFVDDLIGMRNSAEPEGPVLVFTQAEWDAFVAGAQDGEFDLD; encoded by the coding sequence ATGGGTGCGCACCCCAAGGGCGACTTCGACCTGTCCCGGGCGGTCTGGCAGCGGGCCGAGGGTGACACCTCCGACAGCGCCGTCGAGGTGGCCTTCGTCGACGACCTGATCGGCATGCGGAACTCCGCCGAGCCGGAGGGACCGGTGCTGGTCTTCACCCAGGCCGAGTGGGACGCCTTCGTCGCCGGCGCGCAGGACGGCGAGTTCGACCTGGACTGA
- the pepN gene encoding aminopeptidase N has protein sequence MPSLTRVEATARGALITVESYQVDLDLTGPGERFRSSTTIRFRATHGAETFVELRPAALRTASLNGQRLDPAALAGNRLPLTGLARDNTLTVEAEMAYSNTGEGLHRFVDPADGETYLYAMSFLDEAQGIFAAFDQPDLKAPVTLSVTAPPEWIVAANGEVADTPRPGRWEFVPTRPLATYFVSLIAGPWHVRRDTHDGIPLGFYCRRSLAPHLDADLDELLTVTRQCFDRFHQLFAERYPFGKYDQAFVPEFNAGAMENPGLVTFRDDHLFRSAVTDTQRERRATTIAHEMAHQWFGDLVTMRWWDDLWLNESFAEYLGTRVTAEATRFGQAWTTFALRRKGWGYAADQRPSTHPVAPEEVADAAEGLLNFDGISYAKGASVLRQLVAWLGDDAFLAGLNAHFARHRFGNATLVDLLESLAGASGRELTDWAQRWLRRPQVNTLRTEVTVDADGRWAEVAVRQTAVPAHPVLRPHRIGVGRYAPNGEVNRLEVDLDPDADGGRTVLPELAGLPADALLLPNDGDLTFAKIRLDPASAAMVPMLLPGLADPLARALLWREALDAATDGERPVSGLVDLIGAALPAETEVIITEDVLTLGRDLVDRYLEPLAREAALLRIAGACGTLLAGAPAGGSLQLAAARGLIAATTDTGLLAGWLAGEGVPEGLAVDTELRWALLRRLVVLGGAGEPEIAAEATADQSATGAERAAGCRAARPDAAAKRAAWEIVVSNTELSNRMVEATAEGFWQPEQVELTAGYVERYFADMPAAARLRTPWVADRVAALAFPRYTVAQPTRELAAALLARDDLTPGLRRRVVDLDDDLRRALVARTAVAAAGA, from the coding sequence ATGCCGAGCCTGACCCGTGTAGAGGCAACCGCGCGTGGCGCGTTGATTACCGTCGAGTCCTACCAGGTGGACCTGGACCTGACCGGTCCCGGCGAGCGGTTCCGCTCCAGCACCACCATCCGGTTCCGGGCCACCCACGGCGCGGAGACGTTCGTGGAGCTCAGACCGGCCGCGCTGCGGACGGCGAGCCTCAACGGGCAGCGGCTGGACCCGGCCGCGCTGGCCGGCAACCGGCTGCCGCTGACCGGGCTCGCCCGGGACAACACGCTGACCGTCGAGGCCGAGATGGCGTACTCGAACACGGGGGAGGGGCTGCACCGGTTCGTCGACCCGGCCGACGGCGAGACCTACCTCTACGCCATGTCCTTCCTGGACGAGGCGCAGGGCATCTTCGCCGCGTTCGACCAGCCCGACCTCAAGGCGCCGGTCACCCTCTCCGTCACCGCGCCGCCGGAGTGGATCGTGGCCGCCAACGGCGAGGTGGCCGACACCCCGCGCCCCGGCCGGTGGGAGTTCGTGCCCACGCGACCACTGGCCACCTACTTCGTCTCGCTGATCGCCGGCCCCTGGCACGTCCGGCGGGACACCCACGACGGCATCCCGCTCGGGTTCTACTGCCGTCGGTCGCTCGCCCCGCACCTGGACGCCGACCTCGACGAGCTACTCACCGTCACCCGGCAGTGCTTCGACCGCTTCCACCAGCTCTTCGCCGAGCGCTACCCGTTCGGCAAGTACGACCAGGCGTTCGTGCCCGAGTTCAACGCCGGCGCGATGGAGAACCCGGGCCTGGTCACCTTCCGCGACGACCACCTCTTCCGTTCCGCGGTCACCGACACCCAGCGCGAGCGGCGCGCCACCACCATCGCCCACGAGATGGCTCACCAGTGGTTCGGTGACCTGGTCACCATGCGCTGGTGGGACGACCTGTGGCTCAACGAGTCCTTCGCGGAATATCTGGGCACCCGGGTCACCGCCGAGGCGACTCGCTTCGGGCAGGCCTGGACCACCTTCGCGCTGCGCCGCAAGGGCTGGGGATACGCGGCCGACCAGCGTCCCTCCACCCACCCGGTGGCCCCCGAGGAGGTCGCCGACGCCGCCGAGGGCCTGCTCAACTTCGACGGCATCTCGTACGCCAAGGGCGCCAGCGTGCTGCGTCAGCTGGTCGCCTGGCTCGGCGACGACGCCTTCCTGGCGGGGTTGAACGCGCACTTCGCCAGGCACCGGTTCGGCAACGCCACCCTGGTCGACCTGCTGGAGAGCCTGGCCGGCGCCAGCGGCCGGGAGCTGACCGACTGGGCGCAGCGGTGGCTGCGCCGCCCGCAGGTCAACACGCTGCGCACCGAGGTGACCGTGGACGCCGACGGCCGCTGGGCGGAGGTGGCGGTACGACAGACGGCGGTGCCCGCCCACCCGGTGCTGCGCCCGCACCGCATCGGCGTCGGCCGGTACGCCCCGAACGGCGAGGTGAACCGGTTGGAGGTCGATCTCGACCCGGACGCCGACGGTGGTCGTACCGTCCTGCCGGAGCTGGCCGGGTTGCCGGCGGACGCGCTGCTGCTGCCCAACGACGGTGACCTGACCTTCGCCAAGATCCGCCTCGACCCCGCGTCGGCGGCGATGGTGCCGATGCTGCTGCCCGGTCTCGCCGACCCGCTGGCCCGCGCGCTGCTCTGGCGCGAGGCGCTGGACGCGGCGACGGACGGGGAACGACCGGTGTCCGGCCTCGTCGACCTGATCGGTGCGGCGCTCCCCGCCGAGACCGAGGTGATCATCACCGAGGACGTGCTCACCCTCGGTCGCGATCTGGTCGACCGCTACCTGGAGCCGCTGGCCCGGGAGGCCGCCCTGCTGCGGATCGCCGGGGCGTGCGGGACGCTGCTGGCGGGTGCCCCGGCGGGCGGCTCCCTGCAACTCGCCGCGGCCCGGGGATTGATCGCCGCCACCACCGACACCGGACTGCTGGCCGGCTGGCTGGCCGGGGAGGGCGTGCCGGAGGGGCTGGCGGTCGACACCGAGCTGCGCTGGGCGTTGCTGCGTCGGCTCGTGGTGCTCGGGGGAGCCGGTGAACCGGAGATCGCCGCCGAGGCCACCGCCGACCAGAGCGCCACCGGGGCCGAACGAGCCGCCGGGTGCCGGGCAGCCCGCCCCGACGCCGCCGCCAAGCGGGCCGCCTGGGAGATCGTGGTGAGCAACACCGAGCTGTCCAACCGGATGGTGGAGGCGACCGCCGAGGGGTTCTGGCAGCCGGAGCAGGTCGAGTTGACCGCCGGGTACGTGGAGCGGTACTTCGCCGACATGCCGGCCGCGGCGCGGCTGCGTACGCCCTGGGTGGCCGACCGGGTGGCGGCCCTGGCCTTCCCGCGCTACACCGTGGCGCAGCCCACCCGGGAGTTGGCCGCGGCGCTGCTGGCCCGCGACGACCTCACCCCGGGGCTGCGCCGACGGGTCGTCGACCTGGACGACGACCTGCGTCGAGCCCTGGTGGCCCGGACCGCGGTCGCCGCCGCGGGCGCCTGA